Proteins found in one Pontibacter sp. SGAir0037 genomic segment:
- a CDS encoding acetyl-CoA C-acyltransferase, with amino-acid sequence MQTKEVYIISAVRTPIGSFGGALASLSATELGAAAIKGALERAGVAKELVQEVIMGNVLSANLGQAPARQAAIKAGLGYNVECTTVNKVCASGTKAIMFAAQAIMLGHKDVIVAGGMESMSNVPFYLEKARFGAKLGHGQMTDGLLKDGLWDVYNDFHMGNAAENTAREMKITREMQDEYAIGSYRKVAEAAEAGLLKDEIIPVEIPQRGKEPLVVTEDEEYRKVNFDKIPGLKPVFDKAGTVTAANASTLNDGAAAVLLMSKEKAEELGVKPIARILGFADAEQDPIWFTTTPALAIPKALKHAGIEPGEVDFYEINEAFSVVSLANNQKLGLEGGNVNVFGGAVSLGHPLGASGARILVTLCNVLDKKGGRIGVTGICNGGGGASSLVIEKL; translated from the coding sequence ATGCAAACAAAAGAAGTATATATTATATCAGCCGTTCGGACTCCTATTGGCAGTTTTGGTGGTGCGCTCGCCAGTCTTTCTGCCACAGAGTTGGGTGCTGCAGCCATAAAAGGAGCCTTAGAGCGTGCTGGGGTAGCTAAAGAACTGGTACAGGAGGTGATTATGGGTAATGTGTTGTCGGCCAACCTGGGCCAGGCACCTGCCAGACAAGCTGCCATTAAAGCCGGCCTCGGTTACAATGTGGAGTGTACTACCGTAAACAAAGTATGTGCTTCCGGCACGAAAGCCATTATGTTTGCGGCTCAGGCCATTATGCTGGGGCATAAAGATGTAATAGTAGCCGGTGGCATGGAAAGCATGTCTAATGTGCCTTTCTACCTCGAAAAAGCGCGGTTCGGAGCTAAACTAGGACATGGCCAGATGACCGACGGTTTGTTAAAAGATGGTCTTTGGGATGTATATAATGATTTTCATATGGGTAACGCGGCAGAAAATACAGCCCGTGAGATGAAAATCACCCGCGAAATGCAGGATGAATACGCCATCGGCTCTTACCGAAAAGTAGCCGAAGCCGCCGAAGCAGGCTTACTCAAAGATGAAATAATTCCGGTTGAAATTCCTCAGCGTGGAAAAGAGCCGCTGGTAGTTACAGAGGACGAAGAATACAGAAAAGTAAACTTCGATAAAATACCGGGCCTGAAACCGGTTTTCGATAAGGCGGGCACGGTAACAGCCGCTAATGCCTCTACCCTGAACGATGGGGCTGCTGCCGTACTGCTGATGAGCAAGGAAAAAGCCGAGGAACTGGGCGTAAAGCCTATTGCCAGAATACTAGGCTTTGCCGATGCCGAGCAAGACCCGATCTGGTTTACCACTACTCCGGCGCTGGCTATACCAAAAGCCCTGAAGCATGCAGGTATAGAACCAGGTGAAGTTGATTTCTATGAGATCAATGAGGCCTTCTCGGTTGTGTCGCTGGCTAATAACCAGAAGCTTGGCCTGGAAGGCGGTAATGTAAACGTATTTGGTGGAGCCGTTTCGCTCGGTCACCCGCTGGGGGCTTCGGGCGCACGCATTCTGGTAACCCTTTGCAATGTACTCGATAAAAAAGGTGGCAGGATTGGCGTTACCGGTATCTGCAACGGCGGTGGCGGAGCTTCTTCTCTTGTAATAGAAAAGCTATAA
- a CDS encoding toxin-antitoxin system YwqK family antitoxin has protein sequence MSRFLSLLFTLLLLKVAAVAQSKVITYHNNESSSVKEVYYITPDSLIVGYYNRFYPTGEREALVKFVEGKRDSVLTEFYPNGQPKLQISYKQNIKHGPFKAYHPNGKVLQEGMYENDQQSNVIKTFYADGTVRQEASFLNGFPEGLVKEFYPSGKVKSEIYYKNNQQNGLAKTYYENGILNTEATYNNGMLEGSYKTYFDNGQLEMEVQNVAGQKNGSYKSYYKSGKLSTEGTFQAGKMHGLAKAFYENGQPRSVITYKNGEPSGISKVFYEDGTLLEEGNHSNNDSKITHYYPSGHVKDEEVFKKKQRHGVWKEYYDAPGKPIQASETYVTDILQGEKLLYYENGQVMEKYNYDKGKILGVSQAFHPSGKLKSETNHKNGLRFGPFKQYFEDGKVEVLGQFRNNRATGTWKYHDATGKVVRTAEYRNGEIVSEK, from the coding sequence ATGAGTCGATTTCTTTCATTGCTTTTCACCTTGCTGCTACTGAAAGTTGCCGCTGTTGCTCAATCGAAAGTGATCACCTATCACAACAACGAAAGCTCTTCTGTAAAGGAAGTATATTACATCACACCTGATTCTCTTATAGTAGGGTATTATAACCGCTTCTACCCAACCGGCGAACGTGAAGCTCTGGTGAAATTTGTAGAAGGAAAACGTGACAGCGTTTTAACCGAGTTTTATCCCAACGGACAACCAAAGCTCCAGATCTCTTACAAGCAGAATATCAAACACGGGCCCTTTAAAGCATACCATCCAAACGGCAAGGTATTGCAGGAAGGTATGTATGAGAACGACCAGCAAAGCAACGTGATCAAAACCTTTTATGCCGATGGCACAGTACGGCAGGAAGCCAGTTTTTTGAACGGTTTCCCGGAAGGGCTGGTAAAGGAATTCTATCCATCCGGCAAGGTAAAATCTGAGATATACTATAAAAACAACCAGCAGAACGGACTGGCCAAAACCTATTACGAGAATGGCATATTAAACACGGAAGCCACCTATAACAATGGCATGCTGGAAGGCTCCTATAAAACATACTTCGATAACGGGCAACTGGAAATGGAAGTACAGAATGTGGCGGGGCAGAAAAACGGCAGTTACAAAAGCTATTATAAAAGCGGTAAGTTAAGCACAGAAGGCACTTTTCAGGCTGGCAAAATGCATGGCTTAGCCAAAGCTTTTTACGAAAATGGGCAGCCACGTAGTGTAATTACCTACAAAAACGGGGAGCCTAGCGGCATCAGCAAGGTGTTTTACGAAGATGGCACCCTTCTGGAAGAAGGCAACCACAGCAACAACGACAGCAAAATTACCCACTACTATCCTTCAGGTCATGTAAAGGACGAAGAAGTATTTAAAAAGAAGCAGCGCCACGGTGTCTGGAAAGAATATTATGATGCTCCCGGAAAACCGATACAGGCTTCTGAAACATACGTGACAGACATATTACAGGGAGAAAAACTCCTGTACTATGAAAACGGTCAGGTCATGGAAAAGTATAACTACGACAAAGGCAAAATATTAGGCGTCAGCCAGGCTTTCCACCCGTCGGGCAAATTAAAGTCTGAGACAAATCACAAAAACGGTCTCCGTTTCGGCCCTTTTAAGCAATACTTCGAGGACGGAAAAGTAGAGGTACTGGGCCAGTTCAGGAATAACCGCGCTACCGGCACCTGGAAATACCACGATGCCACCGGCAAAGTAGTCCGCACTGCCGAATACCGCAACGGAGAGATTGTGAGTGAAAAGTAA
- a CDS encoding T9SS type A sorting domain-containing protein, producing MKQTLLLVFLCSVLISLVFPEQAAGQSVFINEIHYDNNGADVNEGVEVAGPAGTDLTGWSIVFYNGSGGASYGTRSLSGIIANQANGYGFVHVPYAGIQNGSPDGVALVDANNQVVQFLSYEGAFVATSGPANGMSSTDIGVSQPGTGPETFSLQLSGTGKVYTDFTWVAEAQSTFGAANNNQGFGTGGGGTTPDPEPEPEPDPQPETPGKVIVFINEIHYDNAGTDVNEGVEVAGLAGTNLAGWQLVPYNGSNGATYNPIVNLSGIIPNQQNGYGAVFFPINGLQNGAPDGIALVDAAGKVVQFLSYEGAFTATNGPANGMTSTDIGVLQTGSEAIGLTLQLTGIGSAYEDFTWTAALASTYNEVNNGQVFLPQGDIVFINELHYDNVGTDVNEGVELAGKAGTDLSGWRLIPYNGSNGATYAPIITLSGTIPNQQNGFGTVFFPISGLQNGAPDGIALVNAADSVLQFLSYEGVFTATNGPAAGMLSTDIGVEQDANTPLNTSLQLTGSGFIYQDFTWSSSMASTYNAVNTGQLFGIGEPEPEPDPEPQQVNIAQARALRIGTPVIVNGTITAASELGGPAFIQDTTGGIAVFGYAVHGPGNYQIGDSIQVTAVIGEFNQQLQLVDVVKVESYGVATNPITPVIITASQVAAYEGQLVAVPGVSFTDKRGLLFPESNYNVTDGTATLQVRIDGDVQSLVGRVKPQDAVTITGVVGSFRGTPQLLPRFEADLPGTRPYVAAGSDVPVAKTLDVMSWNMEFFGSTLPTYGPSDVQLQLQNAKKVIESSKADIIAVQEISDENLLQQLVDMLPGYARVCSDRFSYSFNGPDPTFPEQKVCFIYNTAFISVVSDRVVFEEMYDAARTGASTPLNNYPTSPSSFWSSGRLPYMLTVDATIEGVTERISLINIHAKSGSANADLIRRRYDVQALKDTLDQYYPDVNLILLGDYNDDVDESIGGGASTYASFVTADNFRVVTSTLSEAGLRSFITQDNVIDHITISDELYDEYYAGSETLIIPFNLIPNYANTTSDHLPVMTRFEFNEPLVADAGADKTVYFGYPPTACATLTASATGGEAGYTYSWSTGETTATISVCPEVSTVYTVTVTDARGRTTTDAVQVHVVNVSCSNNGNNQKVLLCHNPSGKPGKEKTLCVSINAVEEHLAKGATLGSCAASGAYEPEVSFAVSPNPVADVLNIEFESADAGEVEVVIYDKNGQAIYSKSHKVKNGTITLNTKSLKMTSGIYYLKISNGSSTQSLKVVKQ from the coding sequence ATGAAGCAAACTCTACTACTTGTCTTCCTTTGTAGCGTTCTCATATCCCTTGTTTTCCCGGAACAGGCAGCAGGGCAGAGCGTCTTTATCAATGAAATTCACTACGACAATAACGGGGCCGATGTCAACGAAGGAGTTGAAGTGGCAGGCCCGGCCGGAACAGATCTCACTGGTTGGAGCATTGTATTTTACAACGGGAGCGGGGGCGCTTCTTATGGCACTCGTTCACTTTCAGGTATCATTGCAAACCAGGCAAACGGCTATGGGTTTGTGCATGTACCTTATGCTGGAATCCAGAATGGATCTCCAGACGGTGTAGCCCTGGTAGATGCCAATAACCAGGTGGTACAGTTCTTAAGCTACGAAGGTGCTTTTGTAGCAACAAGCGGCCCGGCCAATGGCATGAGCAGCACCGATATAGGAGTTTCGCAGCCTGGAACAGGTCCCGAAACCTTTTCGTTGCAGTTAAGCGGCACTGGAAAGGTTTATACTGATTTTACCTGGGTTGCAGAAGCGCAAAGCACTTTCGGAGCTGCTAATAACAACCAGGGCTTTGGTACTGGCGGTGGCGGTACAACCCCCGATCCTGAACCGGAACCAGAGCCGGATCCTCAGCCGGAGACACCAGGCAAAGTCATTGTTTTCATTAATGAGATACACTACGATAATGCCGGTACCGATGTAAACGAAGGTGTGGAAGTGGCGGGTTTAGCAGGTACGAACTTAGCTGGGTGGCAACTGGTGCCTTATAACGGAAGCAATGGCGCTACCTACAACCCGATTGTTAACTTATCGGGTATCATCCCCAATCAGCAGAACGGCTATGGCGCTGTTTTCTTCCCGATAAATGGTTTGCAGAATGGTGCACCCGATGGCATTGCTTTGGTAGATGCTGCAGGTAAAGTAGTGCAGTTTTTAAGCTATGAAGGTGCTTTTACCGCGACAAACGGTCCTGCCAATGGCATGACGAGCACCGATATTGGTGTGTTGCAGACTGGTTCTGAAGCTATCGGGCTAACGCTGCAGCTAACTGGTATAGGTTCAGCATACGAAGATTTTACCTGGACAGCAGCTCTTGCCTCTACTTATAACGAGGTAAACAACGGCCAGGTATTCCTGCCTCAGGGCGATATAGTTTTCATCAACGAGCTCCACTACGATAACGTGGGTACAGATGTGAACGAGGGAGTAGAACTGGCAGGTAAGGCCGGTACCGACCTGAGTGGCTGGAGACTGATTCCTTACAATGGTAGCAACGGAGCTACGTATGCGCCAATCATAACCTTATCTGGTACTATTCCGAACCAGCAGAACGGTTTCGGTACTGTTTTCTTTCCAATCAGTGGTTTACAGAATGGCGCCCCTGATGGTATTGCTCTTGTAAATGCGGCTGATTCTGTGTTGCAGTTCCTGAGCTATGAGGGTGTTTTTACTGCGACAAACGGACCAGCAGCCGGCATGTTAAGTACTGATATTGGTGTAGAACAGGATGCTAATACACCATTAAACACTTCATTGCAGTTAACGGGTTCAGGTTTTATTTACCAAGATTTTACCTGGTCTTCTTCTATGGCCAGTACCTATAATGCCGTTAATACAGGGCAGCTGTTCGGTATCGGAGAGCCTGAGCCAGAACCAGATCCGGAGCCACAGCAGGTAAATATTGCACAGGCAAGAGCCTTGCGCATAGGAACTCCTGTTATTGTTAACGGCACCATAACAGCTGCGAGCGAATTGGGCGGTCCGGCTTTTATACAAGATACAACAGGTGGTATAGCTGTTTTCGGATATGCAGTTCACGGTCCGGGCAACTACCAGATCGGAGATTCGATACAGGTAACAGCGGTGATAGGAGAGTTTAACCAGCAGTTGCAGTTAGTAGATGTGGTGAAGGTTGAAAGCTACGGAGTGGCTACTAACCCGATTACGCCTGTGATTATTACTGCCTCTCAGGTGGCTGCTTACGAAGGGCAGTTGGTTGCTGTGCCAGGTGTAAGCTTTACTGACAAGCGCGGCCTGCTGTTCCCGGAAAGCAACTACAATGTTACAGACGGCACTGCCACCCTGCAGGTAAGGATTGATGGAGATGTGCAAAGCCTGGTGGGCCGTGTAAAGCCACAGGATGCTGTTACCATAACTGGTGTAGTAGGTAGTTTCAGAGGTACTCCCCAGTTGCTGCCACGCTTCGAAGCCGATCTTCCTGGTACCAGACCTTACGTTGCGGCTGGTTCTGATGTGCCTGTTGCCAAAACACTGGATGTCATGAGCTGGAACATGGAGTTCTTTGGCTCTACACTGCCTACTTATGGTCCGTCTGATGTGCAGCTGCAGCTTCAGAATGCGAAGAAAGTGATCGAGAGCTCCAAGGCGGATATTATTGCCGTGCAGGAAATATCGGATGAGAATCTGTTACAGCAACTGGTGGATATGCTGCCGGGCTATGCGCGTGTATGCTCTGATCGCTTCTCTTACTCATTTAACGGACCAGATCCTACTTTCCCGGAACAAAAGGTTTGCTTTATCTATAATACAGCCTTTATTTCTGTTGTAAGCGACAGAGTGGTTTTTGAGGAGATGTATGATGCAGCCCGAACCGGAGCCAGCACGCCTCTGAATAATTACCCAACCAGCCCTTCTTCTTTCTGGTCGAGCGGCAGGTTACCTTATATGCTGACGGTAGATGCTACCATAGAAGGTGTTACCGAAAGAATCAGCCTGATTAATATTCATGCGAAGTCTGGTTCTGCCAATGCCGATCTTATCCGCAGGCGCTATGATGTACAGGCGCTGAAAGATACGCTGGACCAGTATTACCCTGATGTGAACCTGATCCTGTTAGGTGATTACAACGACGATGTGGACGAGTCGATTGGCGGCGGTGCTTCTACGTATGCTTCTTTTGTGACGGCAGACAATTTCAGAGTGGTAACCTCTACTCTAAGTGAAGCAGGTTTACGCTCATTCATCACACAAGATAACGTTATCGATCATATTACCATCAGCGATGAACTATACGACGAGTATTATGCGGGTTCTGAAACTCTGATCATACCGTTTAACCTTATTCCGAACTACGCCAATACAACTTCGGATCACTTGCCGGTGATGACGAGGTTCGAGTTTAACGAGCCATTGGTAGCTGATGCCGGTGCCGATAAAACAGTATATTTTGGTTATCCTCCGACTGCCTGCGCTACGCTTACTGCAAGTGCTACAGGTGGAGAAGCAGGTTATACTTATAGCTGGAGCACCGGAGAAACCACGGCAACCATCTCGGTATGCCCTGAGGTGAGCACCGTATACACCGTAACTGTTACCGATGCCAGAGGCAGAACAACTACGGATGCGGTACAGGTGCATGTGGTAAATGTAAGCTGCAGCAATAACGGAAACAACCAGAAAGTACTGCTTTGCCACAATCCATCAGGCAAGCCTGGCAAAGAGAAAACACTGTGCGTTTCAATTAATGCAGTAGAAGAGCATCTGGCTAAAGGTGCTACATTGGGTAGCTGCGCTGCTTCAGGTGCTTATGAGCCGGAAGTTTCTTTTGCCGTGTCTCCAAACCCTGTGGCAGATGTGCTGAACATTGAGTTTGAAAGTGCAGATGCAGGAGAGGTAGAAGTGGTGATTTATGATAAGAACGGACAGGCGATATACAGCAAATCCCATAAAGTGAAAAATGGCACCATCACGTTGAACACGAAAAGCCTGAAAATGACCTCAGGCATTTACTACCTGAAAATCAGCAACGGGTCAAGCACACAGTCACTTAAAGTTGTAAAGCAGTAA
- a CDS encoding sialidase family protein — protein MKRRFALFYMVICLAFAVTGCQPTQQTEEQESVAVQISQKGLNGSCPYLTQDHEGNIVLCWVQAQDTIGNYLLTYAVSKDGGENFSLPRAIPASAGVYPHDENLSKLIFKKNGEMLAMFAVSNPNPENSYAGLVFYTQSFDGGATWTSARQLAENAESSIDERYFDVALLPDGEVGAIWLDSRKTSTKEGSSLYFSSTQGRNGFVSEKVIDQQLCQCCRTDLYVDEQDRLHVAYRAILNDSIRDMMHMYSADNGKTFSERARISEDNWSINGCPHTGPALASNQQGMHFAWYTMGGGSGVFYSHKREGAAFTPREAVSNLPSAKHPQMVSYGGGKLAIVWDERVQQAEKFGNRIGLQLRDQQGQFISSSRLTPDSLRAIYPVVLPIDQENLLVAYTLKEDSGSQVWWKKVLVK, from the coding sequence ATGAAAAGAAGATTTGCGCTGTTTTATATGGTAATATGCCTGGCTTTTGCTGTAACAGGATGCCAGCCTACTCAGCAGACAGAAGAACAGGAGTCTGTAGCGGTTCAGATATCGCAGAAGGGGCTAAACGGCTCCTGTCCGTATCTTACCCAAGACCACGAAGGAAATATAGTGCTGTGCTGGGTGCAGGCACAGGATACAATCGGCAATTACCTTTTAACCTATGCTGTATCGAAAGACGGAGGAGAAAACTTCAGTTTGCCAAGGGCTATTCCTGCTTCAGCTGGTGTGTACCCGCACGACGAGAATTTATCGAAACTGATCTTTAAGAAGAATGGAGAAATGCTGGCTATGTTCGCCGTCAGCAATCCAAATCCTGAAAACAGTTATGCCGGACTTGTTTTTTATACCCAGAGCTTTGATGGGGGAGCTACCTGGACAAGTGCCAGGCAATTGGCTGAGAATGCCGAAAGCAGTATAGACGAACGCTATTTTGATGTGGCCTTATTGCCAGATGGCGAAGTTGGAGCTATCTGGCTCGATTCGCGCAAAACCAGCACCAAAGAAGGCTCCTCGCTCTACTTTTCCAGCACACAGGGCCGGAATGGTTTTGTAAGTGAAAAAGTAATAGACCAACAGCTTTGCCAGTGCTGCCGCACCGATCTGTATGTTGATGAACAGGATCGGCTGCATGTGGCTTACAGGGCCATTTTAAACGACAGTATTCGGGATATGATGCACATGTACTCAGCCGACAATGGCAAGACCTTTTCGGAAAGAGCGCGCATCAGCGAGGATAACTGGTCTATTAATGGCTGCCCTCATACAGGGCCTGCGCTGGCATCTAACCAGCAGGGGATGCACTTTGCCTGGTATACCATGGGTGGTGGAAGCGGTGTTTTTTACAGCCACAAACGGGAAGGAGCTGCCTTTACACCACGGGAAGCAGTAAGTAACCTGCCATCAGCCAAGCATCCTCAAATGGTGTCTTACGGCGGAGGTAAACTGGCTATTGTGTGGGACGAACGGGTACAGCAGGCCGAAAAATTCGGAAACAGGATTGGTTTACAACTGAGAGATCAGCAGGGGCAGTTCATAAGTAGTTCCCGCCTGACACCAGATTCACTCCGGGCAATTTATCCGGTGGTGTTGCCAATAGACCAGGAAAATTTGCTGGTAGCCTATACTTTGAAAGAAGATTCCGGAAGCCAGGTATGGTGGAAGAAGGTGCTGGTAAAGTAG
- a CDS encoding TonB-dependent receptor: protein MQKIIACIVLAIILCQYAHAQSAVEGKVVDAITKEALTGASVQLKGTTSGAVTDFNGHFKLNSKAGADTIVVSYVGYLPQQLPLGASGLFVQLRRSASQLNQVVVSASREGQARTEVPVAISAISKEVLLETKPVTLDQVLNKVSGVYMVNLGNEQHTMAIRQPIGYKSLFLYLEDGIPIRTSGDFNHNALIEINMAALKSIEVIRGPASSLYGSEAIGGAVNFITQAPSQVFTARVQAEASNLGYKRTDFSASNTFGKLGVYVGGYYASQRNGIMSHSDFDKLALTLRADYQLSVKSKLTTAASLIDYVTDQTGGLDSTRFYNKEYASLHTFTYRKVNALRVRSTLEHAWNENNYTLVTLFFRNNAIGQNPFYSISNVQGNPLKAKGEINEDAFESYGLIAQHKKGLPVLNGQLIGGISFDYSPATYQAHFITVDRSTTGVYTGYIPTDSLLTDYQVQLLNSAAYAQLELNPAERLKLVAALRYDRLDYAFDNHLPGSAFSGAPDEKNGFKSLSPKLGLTYDLGKSNGLYANYSVGFAPPQITELYRGVKVPALKPSNYTNYEAGGWVSFAQHRGYLDISFYQLNGTNEIISVRLPDGSYQNQNAGRTKHQGVEYTLKYAPSDLVSIRFSGTNARHYFQEYEERGVGFNNNEMATAPRFISNTEVTFRPVFVQGLRLSLEWLHLGKYYMDAANTEYYNGYNLLNGRVGYTIKGFEIWLNSLNLANQLYATTAEKTAYGKSYRQGTPRVFHLGLGYSFAARQ from the coding sequence ATGCAAAAAATAATTGCATGTATTGTGCTTGCCATAATACTATGCCAGTATGCTCACGCTCAATCGGCGGTTGAGGGGAAGGTGGTCGATGCGATCACCAAAGAAGCTTTAACAGGTGCCAGTGTGCAGCTGAAAGGTACTACAAGTGGTGCTGTAACTGATTTTAACGGACATTTCAAACTAAACAGTAAAGCCGGGGCCGATACCATCGTTGTTTCTTATGTAGGCTATCTGCCGCAGCAGTTGCCTTTGGGTGCAAGCGGATTGTTTGTGCAGCTCCGCCGGTCTGCCAGCCAGCTGAACCAGGTGGTGGTATCGGCAAGCCGGGAAGGACAGGCCAGAACAGAAGTGCCTGTTGCGATCAGTGCCATCAGCAAAGAAGTTTTGTTAGAGACTAAACCTGTAACTTTAGACCAGGTGCTCAACAAGGTAAGCGGGGTGTATATGGTAAACCTCGGTAACGAACAGCATACAATGGCTATCCGGCAGCCCATTGGCTACAAAAGCCTGTTCTTGTACCTGGAGGACGGTATTCCGATCCGGACAAGCGGAGACTTTAACCATAATGCCTTAATCGAAATAAATATGGCGGCGCTTAAGTCCATAGAAGTGATTCGTGGTCCTGCTTCGTCGCTGTACGGAAGTGAGGCAATCGGAGGAGCCGTTAATTTTATTACGCAGGCACCCTCACAGGTATTTACTGCCAGAGTTCAGGCCGAAGCCAGCAATCTGGGCTACAAGCGGACCGATTTCTCTGCTTCCAATACCTTTGGAAAGCTCGGTGTGTATGTAGGCGGCTATTATGCTTCGCAACGTAACGGCATCATGAGCCACAGCGATTTCGATAAACTGGCACTTACCTTACGAGCTGATTACCAGCTAAGCGTAAAAAGTAAACTGACTACTGCTGCCAGTTTAATAGACTATGTTACTGACCAGACCGGTGGCCTGGACAGTACCCGGTTCTATAACAAGGAATACGCCAGCCTGCATACTTTTACGTACCGGAAAGTAAACGCCCTGCGCGTAAGAAGTACCCTGGAACATGCCTGGAACGAAAACAACTATACGCTGGTAACGCTTTTCTTCCGCAACAACGCCATTGGTCAGAACCCTTTTTACTCCATATCCAATGTGCAGGGAAATCCTTTAAAAGCAAAAGGAGAGATCAACGAAGATGCTTTCGAAAGCTATGGATTAATAGCACAGCATAAAAAAGGGCTGCCGGTTTTAAATGGACAACTCATCGGAGGCATCAGTTTCGACTATAGTCCTGCCACTTATCAGGCTCATTTTATAACTGTAGACAGAAGTACAACCGGCGTTTATACAGGTTATATTCCTACAGATTCCCTTTTAACCGATTACCAGGTACAGTTGCTGAACTCTGCTGCGTATGCACAACTGGAGCTGAATCCGGCGGAGAGGCTCAAGCTGGTGGCGGCTCTGCGCTACGACAGGCTCGACTATGCTTTCGACAACCACCTGCCCGGTAGTGCCTTTAGCGGTGCACCCGACGAAAAGAACGGTTTTAAAAGCCTGTCCCCGAAACTGGGACTCACATACGACCTGGGCAAGAGCAATGGACTTTATGCCAACTATAGTGTGGGCTTTGCCCCGCCTCAGATCACGGAGCTATATCGTGGCGTAAAAGTTCCTGCACTTAAGCCATCTAACTATACAAACTACGAAGCAGGGGGCTGGGTGAGCTTTGCGCAGCACCGGGGCTATCTCGATATTAGCTTTTATCAGTTGAACGGCACAAATGAAATTATTTCGGTACGCTTGCCGGACGGATCATACCAGAACCAGAATGCTGGCCGAACCAAGCATCAAGGGGTAGAATATACCTTGAAGTATGCTCCATCAGACCTTGTTTCCATACGCTTCAGTGGCACCAATGCCCGCCATTATTTCCAAGAGTACGAAGAGCGTGGCGTAGGCTTCAATAATAACGAGATGGCGACAGCGCCCCGCTTTATTTCCAACACCGAAGTTACTTTCAGACCTGTTTTTGTGCAGGGCCTGCGCCTGAGCCTGGAGTGGCTGCACCTGGGCAAGTACTATATGGATGCGGCCAATACCGAATATTACAATGGCTATAATTTGTTGAATGGCAGGGTGGGCTATACAATAAAAGGTTTTGAAATATGGCTGAACAGCCTGAACCTGGCCAACCAGCTGTACGCCACGACTGCCGAGAAAACTGCCTATGGCAAAAGCTACAGGCAAGGTACTCCCAGAGTTTTTCACCTGGGCCTGGGCTATAGTTTTGCTGCCAGGCAGTAG
- a CDS encoding DUF692 family multinuclear iron-containing protein, whose amino-acid sequence MAWDKVVQSYLAIMKAPEVFASIACNLDTDILSAAFPLLEEGRVEALEWSFDTLYWAEQVPDWFSELLHTYSGEERLVGHGVFFSLVSGKWTKEQQQWLEHLKQVCRQFHFDHITEHFGFFTGQNFHYGAPLNIPYTSSTLRIGQDRLMRISDACQRPVGLENLAFSYSLDEVKQHGHFLEKLVEPVNGFIILDLHNLYCQLHNFSVSFEELMQLYPLHRVREIHISGGSWESSVLDPAIRIRRDTHDDAVPAEVFQLLEYALPLCPELKYVVLEQLGNGLKLESSRIQFRQDFLKMEELVKRHTTTRKPAAKNLFLPSHPLQPGAAAEDKTLQAQQYTLSHILETATSYEEALQLLRSSSLANSEWQIESWAPHMLETAISIAQKWRK is encoded by the coding sequence GTGGCATGGGATAAGGTAGTTCAGAGCTATCTGGCTATCATGAAAGCGCCTGAAGTGTTCGCGTCCATTGCCTGTAATTTAGATACAGATATTCTCTCCGCTGCCTTTCCATTGCTGGAAGAGGGGAGGGTAGAGGCACTGGAATGGTCCTTTGATACCCTGTATTGGGCGGAGCAGGTCCCTGACTGGTTTTCAGAACTACTCCATACCTATAGTGGAGAGGAGAGACTGGTTGGGCATGGGGTGTTCTTTTCCTTGGTTTCAGGTAAATGGACAAAAGAGCAGCAGCAATGGCTAGAGCATCTAAAGCAGGTCTGCCGGCAGTTTCACTTCGACCATATAACAGAGCACTTCGGCTTCTTTACCGGGCAGAATTTCCATTACGGAGCTCCCCTTAACATACCGTATACCAGCAGCACCCTACGCATCGGGCAGGACAGGCTAATGCGCATCTCGGATGCCTGCCAGCGCCCTGTCGGCCTGGAGAACCTGGCTTTCTCCTACTCGTTGGATGAGGTAAAGCAGCATGGGCATTTCCTGGAAAAGCTGGTGGAGCCAGTGAACGGTTTCATTATCCTGGACCTGCACAATTTATACTGCCAGTTGCATAACTTTTCTGTGTCATTTGAAGAGCTTATGCAGCTCTATCCTTTGCACCGGGTGCGTGAAATCCATATTTCAGGAGGCAGCTGGGAAAGTTCTGTGCTTGACCCGGCCATCAGGATAAGACGCGACACCCACGACGATGCAGTACCTGCTGAGGTTTTTCAGTTGCTGGAGTATGCCTTGCCGCTATGCCCTGAACTGAAGTACGTAGTGCTGGAACAGCTTGGGAACGGCTTAAAACTTGAAAGTAGCAGAATACAATTCCGGCAAGATTTCCTGAAGATGGAGGAACTGGTAAAGCGCCACACAACTACCAGGAAACCCGCCGCTAAAAATCTTTTTCTTCCCTCTCACCCCTTGCAACCAGGCGCTGCCGCAGAAGACAAAACGCTGCAGGCGCAACAATACACCCTGTCGCACATCCTGGAGACGGCAACTTCATACGAAGAAGCTTTGCAGTTGCTCCGGTCTTCTTCCCTGGCAAACTCCGAATGGCAAATTGAAAGCTGGGCTCCGCATATGCTGGAAACGGCCATCAGTATTGCACAGAAATGGCGGAAGTAA